ACTACGTACTTGGAATCACCTAATTAATAACGAAGATCAAATGGTATTAAAGCGATCATTAATCGAAAATTATTGTCTACTTAAGGAACAAGCGGATGCATACTATTATCGGTTTTTAAAACCGTCGGTATCAAATAAAGAAGCAAAGGAACTAATCCTGAAATTAAAAGATATTCTTGTTAAAAAGGAAACTGAAGTTCAAAAAATTAATGATTACGTTGAAAAACGCAGAGACAACCCACTATTTCCTTCGCAACGAATTTTTAGCTCAATTGACACGCAGGGGAAGGAGTGGTTACTAGAAGAAGGCTCAATCACGCCAAAGACACTTTTCAGAATAAATAATAATGAGTGTATCCGCAAAATATTCAAGAGTAAGGAGAGTTTTTTTAAAAGACATTATGTCGAATTAATCGGTGCAAGCTATGATAATGGTGTCGAGGTTAAATTATATTCAAATAAGAATATCAATTTAAACTGCGATTACAGGCAATTTTGTTATAAATTTGGTAAATCGATGTTTGAAGAAAAATCATTGTTGGGAAAAGATTTTGAGGATCAAATTATTGAGATTGGAACAATTAGTGATCAAGAGGAAGATGAAACCGCTATTTGGAGAATGTCTGAAATCTTGCATAGAGAATATAGGTATAAGATTGCTTCAATTTTTTATGATTTCAATGACGTCTATATTGTTGACCATAATTTGTACTCTCCGGATATTCCTGATCAAGATTTGAATGAAATCAAAGCTTATTACCAAGTGAAACGAAATGAAATAAGTGAAATTGCAAAAAAAATATTATTTGAAAAGCTCACTATTAACGGTGCTTTTTCAGAGATTAAATCGAAATTGAAAAATCCGATGAGTAAAGCGGATTATAATTACCTAATAGGAGAGAGACAAAAACAAAAATATTGAAAAACTTATGCTAATAAAAAGAGATTCGAAAGAGTCTCTTTTTTGTGTAAATTTTTAGGAGGAAAAAATGAATAATAATTGTATAACTATTGCGATCGTGAACCAAAAGGGCGGTGTTGGAAAAACAACCACCACTTATAACTTGGGTTGGGAGTTGGGCCAACTGGGGAAAAAGGTTTTATTGGTTGATCTGGATTCGCAGGGAAATTTAACCATGCAATCTGGCATTTCGATTCCAGATAATTTGGATGTAACGATATCCAATCTTATGACAAATTATTTATATGACAAAGACTTGCCGGATCGACAGGATCTGGTGATTGAAAAGAAAATGATCAATGTGCTGCCAGCAAATATTGAACTCTCCGATGTGGAAGTTCAACTGGTGACCGCAACCATGCGTGAGTTTGTCCTGGACAACGTTCTGGAAGAATATAAGAAGGATTATGATTATATTCTGATTGATTGTATGCCGTCACTTTTAATGTTGCCGGTCAACGCTTTGGCAGCTGCGGATCAAGTTATCATTCCTGTCGAACCGGAGCTATGGGCGGTGAAAGGGATGGAAACATTATTTAAAACAATTCTTAAAGTCAAGAAACGTATCAATCGGCATCTTCAAATTGCGGGGATTCTGATTACAAAGTATAATCCCAATTTGAAATTGACGAAAGCAATGGAGCAGACGATCGAGGATGTTTTTGGCGAGAGTGTTAATATCTTTGATGCGAAAATTCCAAACTCGGTCAAGGTTGCTGAAGCTGGAGCGAAAGGATTGAGTGTGCGGGAATATGCCGATACACATAAAGATGAAATGAGTTTAAAGGTAGTCGGTGCTTATGAAGTTTTGGCCAGGGAGATTATCAGCAAGGAGTAGAAAATGGACGTAAAAAAAGATAGTTTCAACAGCATGTTTGGAAGCCTGGATGATCTTGAAAATAATGAAATGATGGTCCTGGATCTTGACGATCTGATTTCATTTCATGATCATATTTTCACTCGCTATTCCGAAGAAATGCTTCAGGAACTGATGGATAGTATTGAGGATGTTGGTCTACTGGTTCCGATCCTGGCAAGGGATCACCCCGAGATTCGAGGTAAGTTTGAAATTTTGTCCGGTCACAATCGGGTCGAAGCATGTAAGCGTTTGGGAATGAAACAGGTTCATGCACGAATCTTTTCCAATCTGACGGAAGATGAAGCGAAGTTGATTGTAATTGAAACCAATCTGAAGCAGCGTAACCTGGATGATTTTAAACCATCCGAGCGGGCAGCAATTGTATCAGCTCGGCACAACCTGATGAAAAAACAGGGACTGCGCACGGATCTGATTCATGAGATCGAGAGTCAGAAAAACGAAGAAAAAGATGGTAAGAATGCGCCTTTTCATTTGGGAAAATCACAAATCTGGAGATACACTCGTATTGACGAATTCCTTTCGGATAATTTAAAAATGCAATTGGATGATGATAAATTAAAGATAAAAGGTGCTGTTGAATTATCTTACCTTGAAGTAGATGAGCAGTTAGCTGTTGATGCTTATATCAATAGCGGTTCGAAAATAACGGACAGCAAAGCAAAAGTCATTCGCAAAAAAGCCCTGGACAATGTTATCACCAAAGAATTGCTTGATGAGCTGTTTGCGAAAAAGAAAAAAGAAGTGATTAAAGATAAAGAGATCAAAATTCCGGTAGCAATGATTGAACGTTACTTTTCGGAAAGCGATGAGGAAGATATTTTAACAACGGTTAAAATAGCAATCGAACTATATTTTAAAGATAACAATTTAGAAAAAAATCACGAACAAAATGAACAAGAAGCAAGTTTGGAACAATCGAATGTTGAAAGTGAAAGATTGAACCAGGATCTTTCTTTACCGATCGACGATCCGTTTGATAATCCAGGTGACGGTGATCAGGAATAATGGCGATTATAAAAATGCTCAATTCAAAAACAAAACAGTCAGCTTATTCTATGAAGCAGGCGGTTGGTTATGCATTAAAAATGAATTCAGTCAATTTTTTAGCTTCTGGAATTAACTGTAATTTCGATACAGCTTATGAAGAATTTGTATTGACTAAAAAAATGCATCATAAGGAAAATGGTCGATTGTATATTCATTTTGAACAGAGTTTTCCACCTGATACCACGGCCACAGCGGAACAGCTTCATGAAATAGGCCGAAGGTTGATTGAAGAATCTTCTGCTTTTGATGGTTTCCAGGTTGTCATTGGCACGCACACCGACAAAGATCATATACATAATCACTTTGTTATCAATAGTGTCAATGCAGAATCCGGTTTAAAGTGGCATCAATCAAAATTTGAGCTTTTGGCAATCCGCGAGAAATCGTTAGAATTATGTAAAGAAGCAAATATCAATGTTTGGTGGGACAAGCAATTAAAAAACACATTAGAAAATGACCAGTTATCGACGGTTAATTATGGTGAATATGAAAAACAGAAACAAGGAAAAAGTTGGAAGTTTGATTTATTTCAAACCATTAAGGAATGTATGAAAGCGTCTGATTCAAAAGATCAATTTATTAAAGCGATGCGTTCGCGGGGATATGATGTGGACTGGACGGATCGGCATAAGTACATTACCTTTACTACACCCGAAGGTATGAAATGTCGAAATGATAAACTTTATCCAATTGACAAATTTACAAAAACGAGTCTGCTGAAACAGATTGAGAAAAAAGACAGAGAAGAAATTAAAG
This is a stretch of genomic DNA from Acetobacterium woodii DSM 1030. It encodes these proteins:
- a CDS encoding ParA family protein, with protein sequence MNNNCITIAIVNQKGGVGKTTTTYNLGWELGQLGKKVLLVDLDSQGNLTMQSGISIPDNLDVTISNLMTNYLYDKDLPDRQDLVIEKKMINVLPANIELSDVEVQLVTATMREFVLDNVLEEYKKDYDYILIDCMPSLLMLPVNALAAADQVIIPVEPELWAVKGMETLFKTILKVKKRINRHLQIAGILITKYNPNLKLTKAMEQTIEDVFGESVNIFDAKIPNSVKVAEAGAKGLSVREYADTHKDEMSLKVVGAYEVLAREIISKE
- a CDS encoding ParB/RepB/Spo0J family partition protein gives rise to the protein MDVKKDSFNSMFGSLDDLENNEMMVLDLDDLISFHDHIFTRYSEEMLQELMDSIEDVGLLVPILARDHPEIRGKFEILSGHNRVEACKRLGMKQVHARIFSNLTEDEAKLIVIETNLKQRNLDDFKPSERAAIVSARHNLMKKQGLRTDLIHEIESQKNEEKDGKNAPFHLGKSQIWRYTRIDEFLSDNLKMQLDDDKLKIKGAVELSYLEVDEQLAVDAYINSGSKITDSKAKVIRKKALDNVITKELLDELFAKKKKEVIKDKEIKIPVAMIERYFSESDEEDILTTVKIAIELYFKDNNLEKNHEQNEQEASLEQSNVESERLNQDLSLPIDDPFDNPGDGDQE
- a CDS encoding relaxase/mobilization nuclease domain-containing protein, with translation MAIIKMLNSKTKQSAYSMKQAVGYALKMNSVNFLASGINCNFDTAYEEFVLTKKMHHKENGRLYIHFEQSFPPDTTATAEQLHEIGRRLIEESSAFDGFQVVIGTHTDKDHIHNHFVINSVNAESGLKWHQSKFELLAIREKSLELCKEANINVWWDKQLKNTLENDQLSTVNYGEYEKQKQGKSWKFDLFQTIKECMKASDSKDQFIKAMRSRGYDVDWTDRHKYITFTTPEGMKCRNDKLYPIDKFTKTSLLKQIEKKDREEIKDPQEMSDAKKQKSDCYNAIMLCAKHSHSKDEFINNMEGLGYGVQWDHHVHLVFATPKGKRFREDKFYPADRFSKEKLLLQFEKNADRRSQRTKLEHQKEMNQVILNVKSLLAAVKSQENSKTNQPIAKLEKKKNLEGQALKEKAIEKSNTSYDWETDWEI